GAGATCTGGCACAGCAAGTGAAGATGAGTGGAGGACTtcaaaagtgcctaaaactgATGACAACATGTCTGCTGCATCCAAAGCAATGCTCTTTCATCAGAGAAACTCTCTGCTGAGATCTAATGTCACCCTTTTCTCTGAGGGCCACAACCAACCACAAATGCTGAGTTTTTCTTCACCAAAATCAGAGCCTTTGATGGTGGACAAGGCCTCCTTAAATGCCACATTGCCTTTTTCTTACCACCAATTGTCTAGTTACAGCAGAAATACAGGTACTACTTGATTATGGGGTTTATCTCaggaaaataataatcattaattgttaattaataaAGGAGTGTTCTTTTTCAAAGGGTGTGTTTGGATTTGGATTTGGAATATGGTATCCCTTGTGGGGAGCCAAAATATTATGTGGGTTGTTACGGTCTGATTCTACAGTACCGGTGGAGGGTCTTTTCATGGAAATACATGAGTGGTCTCTGTTTGTGAGTCATGTCACaagaaagtaaaacaaaaattccTCCCTAGATGTGAaatcttccacttcttcccGTTTTAGGAAGAGGGATTTTGGTAAAAAATTTGCACGGTAAACTAGAGGGTACCAAATGAGAAAAACATATGAAGAGccttatatgaaaaaaaataaagtccaAAATTTGATTGGTCGTGCCAAATAGTATAGTCTCTTTCCCTAAAAAAATATCTCTGTTCCACTTTTCATGTCTTCCTCACACGAAAAATAAAGGTTGACTtgactgtttttttttttttgaaatcaaaGGAGGTAAAGAAAATCAAATCATTGAAGGTTTCACGACATTAATTGAAGTTCTACCACCTCTCTTTTGGCTGTTTTCTTTTGAGATAGGaagtgacttttttttttttgtgtgtgttctGTTTTTTTAAAGTGGTCAATTTCGACAGTGTTCTTATGTTTTTTTGACCTTATGTGTGTTTATATGTGTTCGCAGGTTACAGTTCGGGAAGCATAAGCATGCATGGGGCTTTGGCTGGTGTGAGAGGGCCATTCACGCCTTCGCAGTGGATGGAACTTGAACACCAAGCTTTGATCTACAAGTACATCACAGCAAACGTGCCTGTACCAACTCATCTTCTCATACCCATCAGAAAAGCACTCGATTCTGCTGCCTTCTGCAACTTTTCAACCGGCCTCCTCAGACCCAACACATGTATGTAATGTAACACTTTTATTAcccataaaacaaaaagaatcaGATAACTTTGGTCTATTTTAGTATGATTTAAAGGACTGATTTAATGTATTGTAGTTATGTTTATGAAGACACTGTATAAAAGAATCACAAAACTCATACTTTTCTTTGAATATTCTGGTTGTGTTATTTAATCAGGGATAGATTGTTTAATCAGAAAACTCATACTGTCTTAATATGAGGAACCAAAGTAAGAATTGTTGAATAAATTCACGAGTATAATAGTGATGATAATGTAAAACAGATTTATGCTCTTATCCAGACACAATTCATCTATGTGAGTGAGTATGGCTTGTATGTAAGTTGATTATTGTGAAAGTTAAACTTAACAGAGGTTTTTGATTCAATATAACAGTGTGAGTTCATCTGGGATATATTTGTCTggtgtgatgatgatgatgatgatgttgttgttttgtGTGGCAGTGGGATGGGGAGGTTTCCATCTGGGATTCTCGAACAACACAGACCCTGAGCCAGGGAGGTGTAGGAGAACAGATGGGAAGAAATGGCGGTGCTCGAGAGATGCCGTAGTTGATCAGAAGTATTGCGAGCGGCACATGAACAGAGGACGCCATCGTTCAAGAAAGCCTGTGGAAGGCCAATCAGGCCATGCCCTCACCACCACTACCACCACAACAACCACCACTACTCCTAATGCTTCCTCAAACTCCATTGTGGTGCCCGGcggcaacaacaacaacaccttTGCACACAACAATGTGCACCACCCTCTTCCATCTCATTCCTCTCCAGCCAACACCATCAATAGGTCAGTCACTCACCAACTATGACTAATAATCACAGTTTATTTTTCATGCATTGTCATTTACATTCAACTAATCAGAAATCTTGTTATGTATGACTTTTAAGGTGGTTGCTGTAAAAGCTTACAAACTTCTCATGTGTATGATTGAATAACTGTGTTAGAGTCCTTTACTCTATCAGTGCATTCAAAGCTCAATTTGAGTGTGGTcctagaaaatattttcaaatactctTCCAAGTTATGGGAACATATTGTGGGGATATTGAAAGTTTGACTGCAGTTCTGATATAAGTCACTTTAgtacttaaatttataagatTCTAAATTTGGCCCCAAGTTTTGTATATCTGTCATTCATTTTAGTGCTTTTCTACTGTGTTTTCCAACATGGGGGATTGGTATTTTCCTAAAGGGATGGGTAAAGTGAAGGAAATTTTAAAGTTGGAACTTGAGGACTAAAGTAAGAGTTTCCTCGTTGTGGTTTGTTTAGGTAGTGTGTGcagatctatgtaatatatttttgctTGGTGTGTAGGGCTTTAGGACTTTGCACAAAATAGAATCAAAGAATCTAGTATTCCATCATCCTTTTGGGCAGAAAGGGACTGGTCATTTAAATAGTGGTTGAGTTGAGATTCGTGTTAGGGAGAGGAAAAAAAAGATGGTTCAAATTCTGTTACTTTATGTGTGTTTTAAAGATTGCTTTTGATTCTTTATGGAGTTTCTTTTGGTGCGTTTTTCCTTTGCATGCAGGATGTTTATGAGTAGCAAAGAGAACAGTAACAACGCTAGTGAGAGGATGCAGGATGGCCCTGCGCTTCCCATGGTGCCTCCAACTCTTGAGCTGAAACCAAAGGACCCTTTCATGATTCATAAACACCAACTCCCATATGATGAATCTTCCTCAAGGAACAACAATGAGTTTGGGCTTGTCACTTCTGATTCCTTGCTCAACCCTTCACAGAAGAGAAGCTTTGGTTCATCATCTTCACAAAAGGATGATTCTGAGTCCCAACAACAACATTCTCTCAGGCACTTCATCGATGACTCTCCAAAACCACAGtctcatcatcaccatcaccatcaccgTTCTTCTGTTTGGCCTGAACTTGACAACATGCAGTCAGATAGGACTCAGTTGTCGATCTCCATACCGATATCTTCCTCAGATTTCATGTCATTCACTACCTCCTCACCCTCTAATGAGAAACTCACACTGTCACCACTAAGGCTTTCAAGGGAGATAGACCCTATTCAAATGGGGTTGGGAGTGGGAAGTGGTGCTCCCAATGAGTCAAACACCAGGCAAGCCAATTGGATTCCAATCACTTGGGAGAGTTCTATGGGTGGCCCTCTTGGTGAGGTTTTGAACCTGAGTAGTACTAATAACAACAGCAATGGAAGTGATCACTGTGGCAAGAACACTTCTGCTCTCAACCTCATGAAAGATGGGTGGGACAATAGTCCTCCACTAGGGTCATCTCCAAATGGGGTGTTGCAAAAAACAGCATTTGGATCACTTTCCAATAGCAGTGCTGGAAGCAGTCCAAGGGCAGAGAACAACAACATCAAAGAAGGTGCCAGTGCCACCACACTGTGCAATGCCTTGtgaaccacaaccacaacaactTTAAGAAGGCATGATggaagggagaagaagaagaagaggaaggagaagaaaagaaaagaactttGTTCTTTTGACTTTAATCATTAATGAAGTTTATAtagtattataatatataaatacatatggTAATCTTAGAATTTGGAAATATGTGTTCTTGTTTATTAATACCTTGCCCTCATCATAATTTGGATGTGTAGGTAGGTTTTTGGTTTGCTTGACtttaatttgtttctttctATTCATGCATTTTGGCAAAGTTTGTATTCAACTGGAAGTGATGTTGGTTGGAGTGTGTGGACTTGGTTGTTTTttaagaagatgatgatggatAGGTTTTGGGGTGAAGTTGAGACCATGATTTTGCATGACTATAGTAGTATATATAGTTTGAAATGATATGAGTAATCGGTAGGAGAGAGCACATGCACTTAGAAAAAGTTAATGCAAACAACACAAGTTTTGTGATGGTCTTAAATGGAATAGAGAATTCTGATTCCTGGTTTTGAAGTTTGAAGTGGGTTTTGTTGTTCTTCCTTTAAAGTAAGTTTGTTTGGTAATGAATTGGCGTTTGTGGAATGTGGACCACTCACTTGTGGTTGCCTTGCTTCTGTCCCTTTCACTCTAAGATCTTGCAAAATCTTTTGGTTTCACAGGCTTGTACTACTCTGCATATTTTAGCATCTAACATAGGTATTAACTTTCACTTCCAGATAAggcttaaatttttataaactaatttacgGATTAACTAGTTCTATCTGTCAaaattttcttgtcttttctgtGACTTCTTTTGggttaatttttatcttattataaataatgtattattttctttctacatAAAGAAAAGTTTATCTGGACAAGACTTCGGCCTGACCTTATTTTTATcaacaatatttttacaatGTAGCTTGTTTAATTAAGGCAATGTCTGTGTCAATTTCCAATACGATTTTATGTGATAGTGCTTCAATGTTAATGAGTTTTACcagtaatataaatttatattaaatttacttttgtttatatttcaaaaatgaactagatattttataaattaatattttttaacaaataatcaCTTAAATACAAAGTctaataaatatactttaagttatatatctatttattatttGGGTTACAAGAACACAAAGTACTAATAGAATTTTagcattaacaaaataaactaCAAAACTTTATACTAGTATTATGTCACACATTTAATCCTTATCATTTTTTTCCATTCCTTAACATAACgacatcatatttttttaagaggtaaatgttcatttaattataaaattttaatatgattatatCCTTAATAGCTGAAAATCCTTGAAAATAAGACTAAActatattatgtaatttatgTAAACTTTTTTAAGTTACCAACAAGTTTTTTAAGGTTggattagatttaaaatttatttttctagatAGTATTAGAATTATTAGTAACTTTTATGGTAAATATTATTGAGTATATTGTTTCATATGTCATAACTAGtcaaatatctaataataataataataaatttttatttattattctctCATAAATCTCTGTTTGATATTATACAAGTCTTTCACAGATGTAGACATTATTAATATTCTTATTCAACTTCCAGTCATAATTCAAAAGATGATATATGTAGTTTGATTGAAAGACATTGAATCTGGTGTAAGAAAGATAACAACATAtgtaatcataataaaaaacaatgcaaaattaaatgtaaaatcaaACTTTATAAAGTTTAGGGATGTCCGAAATCTCTAGAAATGAATCTGGCATAAGTTATGTGTAAAGAGAAGTCTGTGCATCAGTTTTTTGCATATGTTGTCCTTTTCGAACATTACACGCCCACACCCTAAGATCCAAAGAAAGACCATGATGTTCCAATgtatagtataatataatatcttatgTTATGGGTTGCTTCATATATGTCCATACTTCATGTCCATTAAAATCTTACTTTATAGGGAGTAACTTGTCATTTGGTCACTGTTGAACAAAAGTAAAATGAACCATAAAACCTTTTGTCCTTCCCATACATACTTTGCATTTAGATATcaagaatttttataaaaacagtTATCAGATAAGGAGCATACTGTTCttattcttctttatctttAACATTTAAATTCAAAGAGAGACATCGAATCAAACCCATTCATCTAAGATCAACAAAGATTATAAgctttctttatgttttttaagttttttgttcaaatttcttcctacacctttCTTATTAGAAATTTTTCTAAGATATCAGTGTTTTATAGATACTGCTAgtcaatttattttctgttttttttttttaaattggaaaTTTCTTATTAGAAAGTAACCATTGTTGgacttttgaaattttcataCTTTCTTATACGATTATTGAGAGTCTCATACTTTATTTTAATCACATTTCCATGAAATCTGATAAGAACAATccataaatctttaaaataatttattttctttaatgtttctggaaagaaaatttattttattttaagttttatattgtaATCCTTTTTTGGTGATTTTACTTCTTCTTTGTCTATTatcactaaatatattttttcctttatgaAAGAGTTACTAACATATGCAATAATTCAGCAACTTGCattttcatactttttctttcttatattatattctttaaaaaaaaattgtcttttaaAATATGGAGAGGAGAAAGATCTGCACTGCtttaaatttgagatttttaaaaatagtaactTCAAATTGTTGTTTCTCCTTattaataaatagatataaactgataaaaacttaataaattctTCAAATGCATGGGTTACTAACTTGCCATGGCAAGAAAACTAGTCAATTTGACTTGCATACTAATTTTGTTCACCGatggaaattaaaattatcattcaaattaaacttttaaaattcatcaatttccgaaaatagaataaaaagagaaaggaagaaaaaaaatgtggtgATTTTGCGAGTAGCTCATAGCACTCTATATATATGTTCTGTTCTATGGTTTTGAAACAATGTTGTATCCGAGGGAACCAACAAGGAAAATGTCGGAATAGTTGTGTACTAAAAGTTGAGTGTTTGGTATGTTTCTATGCAGCAATCCTTTCTCAAAACCATATGTATCATAAAAAGAAAGGTACTttgatttttccatttttaGTACACTTTCAATGGTTTGGCTTTATGTACTCAAATTGGCCACCATGTATAGATTACCGTGAGAATTCAATTATTGATTCATTGTGCtatttaaagacaaaaatttattacatttattaagTGTTTGGGATTCTTTTTTTGTGAATGGTTTAGATCCAACAAATATATTTGGTTTTATTCAATTTCCTTGAAACTTTATCCTTTTATGTGCACAAATTTCAAGTAGCAAGCAAAGAATTAGGAGggatgaatatatatatatatatgtgtgtgtatatatatatatatatatatatatatatatatatatatatatatatatatatatatatatatatatatatatatatatatatatatatatatatatatatatatatatatatatatatatatacggtTTCATTTATCTTGTAAAATAGGAGGATATATAGAAGGTTTAATGTGGTGTTTGTAAAAGAAAAGTacaaaagttaaagaaaaaaaataagtttttggtGTCATTGGTATTTTGTGTTTCTTTctattcatttcttttttatgtaatttgttttttgtGAAATAACTTTAGAAGcatgtattatttttctttcccttATTTTCCTAAACCAAAGGTACACATACACCAACTTTTTTAGTGAGTATTTGCTGTTTTGCTTCAACTTATTTTACGAAATGACCGTTGTCTAGTTTATAgggaaattagaaaaataagtaTTTCTTTAAAAGTAATCAAACCCAAATCAgcagtatttttaaaatagcgTGGACATTAACTTCAAAAATGAgctaaaaatgaatttaaaattaatcaaattctaaaaatagcagcttgtttgattttttattttattttttttatctatggttatatttttaaattgcaTCAAGTATGTGCCTTTAATTTATTGTCATGTTCCTGCATGCAGATATTCGAATTCAACGTGGTTTGTATCCTTGGGCTAAAAACCCAATAACAGATAAGTGGACTTTTTAATGGGCCATTGTTGTAGCATTGGGCTTCAACTTGGTCCAATACCCTTGGACTAAAGTCTAAGTGGGAAGCTCAACGTCCTTTCTTAGTATGCTGCGTAAATCTCTCGACTGACTTGTCAATGAAATTCAGATTGAAAAAcgaatttggatttttttatcGGGTTTTTATGTGTTATTCTTATGTTATATCttcaaaataaacttataaatattgattttgaatttttaaattatattaaaaaaaatttaatacacaaacatcagtatttttaatttcatgtatAAGACATCACCAAAAATTAAATACGAATAAAAATcgagaaaattatatttttttataaaataagtttttgaaaaaacaactttatttaaaatatataaaaatttagtcTAACTTTCATTTGGATAttgattgttttattaatattagagaaaataaatttataaaaataaatcaacagtaccaatttaaatatttttaattcctaaaaatattaaattcttaaaaaattatatgataaaattttaaacataaataatttatgaacaagataatttttaaaaaatgtctcATACTAATTTGCTAAGTTGAGGGATCAGGTTGAACAAGATAGAAAAATTTGTCAAAATCTCCATCTTACCAAACCTATTTGATTATGTAAAGGTTTTATGTATAGAAGTGTTAAAGTAATATTAACATTTCAACTAAGTTAACACTTCATATTTTAACCGATAATCTCtattatattactattaatGTTAAAGGAAATAATATAAAGTTATCTTTATAATTAACAAATATCCTTTTTAAGagattaaatataacattatttacATTTAATGCTTTTTgagtttctcttttttttatagcACTATCTGTGTCTCTTTCTACTTAATATAACTCTTTTTCTCGTGATGGTAGACTTAGATGAAAAACTTTTCTGACCAAGATTTTGTCGTTTCATTACTTGATAATCTCCTCCTCAAGTTATAGATGATCTAAAGCATGAAAATGACCATGAAGGTGAGTGTTCAGAAGCAATGGAATTGTATGGTGGGAATGCTCCAGTTTGGATGTTAGAAGTGTGAGAAAGGTGATGTTTAGTGTTCTTAAGAGAGGTTAAGTCA
This window of the Vigna angularis cultivar LongXiaoDou No.4 chromosome 7, ASM1680809v1, whole genome shotgun sequence genome carries:
- the LOC108338268 gene encoding growth-regulating factor 1; translated protein: MDLGVVGLEGLVGSDSSCAFGSSLASDPETKHKWYGSGVLKQERSGTASEDEWRTSKVPKTDDNMSAASKAMLFHQRNSLLRSNVTLFSEGHNQPQMLSFSSPKSEPLMVDKASLNATLPFSYHQLSSYSRNTGYSSGSISMHGALAGVRGPFTPSQWMELEHQALIYKYITANVPVPTHLLIPIRKALDSAAFCNFSTGLLRPNTLGWGGFHLGFSNNTDPEPGRCRRTDGKKWRCSRDAVVDQKYCERHMNRGRHRSRKPVEGQSGHALTTTTTTTTTTTPNASSNSIVVPGGNNNNTFAHNNVHHPLPSHSSPANTINRMFMSSKENSNNASERMQDGPALPMVPPTLELKPKDPFMIHKHQLPYDESSSRNNNEFGLVTSDSLLNPSQKRSFGSSSSQKDDSESQQQHSLRHFIDDSPKPQSHHHHHHHRSSVWPELDNMQSDRTQLSISIPISSSDFMSFTTSSPSNEKLTLSPLRLSREIDPIQMGLGVGSGAPNESNTRQANWIPITWESSMGGPLGEVLNLSSTNNNSNGSDHCGKNTSALNLMKDGWDNSPPLGSSPNGVLQKTAFGSLSNSSAGSSPRAENNNIKEGASATTLCNAL